Proteins encoded together in one Oxalobacteraceae sp. CFBP 8761 window:
- a CDS encoding winged helix-turn-helix domain-containing protein, with the protein MNHASPPELRALRESDPLIDGGRFLLGDWTIDVTAHRIVRGDDMVALEPRPMAVLAELCRRSGEVVTADTLLDACWPGQVQGDNQVHKAIAGLRRALQDAAASPRYIETIRKQGYRMIAPIRVLSDGGPRSLSGAWRGASPFRGLEPFGTEHAAVYFGRDDAIRQLHRRLGEQQARGHALVVLLGPSGSGKTSLVRAGLIPAMLAACVPGDTRVRACTATVLDLGALDETGPWQALAGALLDWEIGNVALLSGHSIASLAALLRAEPDEVLRLLRIGLQARRAGNQGLPLLVLDRLEGMFGPAIAAGLQDFLGCIGRLVRSSLVLVLAVCRNDVYPSLSSHRLFMHDKEHGAHMDLAPPDAQAIMQMIRLPARAANLTYGSDASSLNRLDDRLCADAMQAGDALPLLQYTLQALYLARAPGDELTWAAYDALGGLEGAIGSRAEAILAALPVAQQAALSRLLPRLVTVSTDDASPSSRSVTGASLADVHERALVDALIEARLLVADRLGGGEIGFRVAHEALLRRWPRVTAWIAQHRATLSARAELGPWVRRWLDSGRARTCLLPRVPLLWQSRDAVRAAPQLFGRDEHDFVTRSQARLTALARWRVAALVGALALALTAALVAVHNAQLADTVTARERQSRRLATFMLGELADQLRPIGKLDLLGSIGEQGLQVLNPQDVRDELPADTLQRAKALVVIGEVNSSRGTQQLAMAGTALARAWALLAAMGRAPGIDPGEYYKTLGASAFWLGQIAYDAGRLGDATTQMNRYRTASQAWLAAAPAHPQARAELGYALGSLSSIAMRRGRWADAQHGFEQSLALKLAVLADHPDDIDAQDAVASARAWLGQLAHLKGGSRRALALYDTARGVQQRLQQARPGEAVRLRDLGVIESRRAEALQALGRPLDAIAARQAGAHWMRQALVAGAGNAFWQAESLLADSALLLAQADAGMPIAAGLAALERRIADHDQASQAMREWRQSAVQARLVLAGQALRARDWAKARAVASAAAQDIRGLMTQYPYLWQGRELQARAVMLLLQAEAGASALSGPYPAAQCKAARSALQPAIDTGQAGFVREAWLVARACAGEGAVTGADVQTLTQGGYRPQSPAFLKAVLTRIAP; encoded by the coding sequence ACATGGTCGCACTGGAGCCACGGCCGATGGCCGTCCTGGCAGAACTGTGCCGTCGGAGCGGCGAGGTCGTGACAGCGGATACCCTGCTCGATGCCTGCTGGCCTGGCCAGGTGCAGGGCGACAACCAGGTGCACAAGGCGATTGCCGGCCTGCGCCGGGCGTTGCAGGACGCCGCCGCCAGCCCCCGCTACATCGAAACGATCCGCAAGCAGGGCTACCGGATGATCGCCCCGATCCGTGTATTGTCCGACGGCGGGCCGCGCAGCCTGAGCGGCGCATGGCGCGGCGCGTCGCCGTTTCGGGGACTGGAACCATTTGGCACGGAACACGCGGCCGTGTATTTCGGCCGTGACGACGCCATCAGGCAATTGCATCGGCGTCTCGGTGAGCAGCAGGCGCGGGGCCATGCGCTGGTCGTGCTGCTGGGTCCCAGCGGCTCCGGCAAGACATCGCTGGTACGGGCCGGCCTCATCCCCGCCATGCTTGCCGCTTGCGTGCCCGGCGATACGCGCGTGCGGGCCTGTACTGCGACGGTACTGGACCTGGGCGCGCTCGACGAGACCGGTCCCTGGCAGGCGCTGGCCGGCGCCCTGCTCGATTGGGAGATCGGCAATGTCGCGCTGCTGTCGGGCCACAGCATTGCCTCGCTGGCGGCGTTGCTGCGCGCCGAGCCGGACGAGGTGCTGCGGCTGCTGCGGATCGGTTTGCAGGCGCGGCGCGCCGGCAATCAGGGCCTGCCGCTGCTGGTACTGGACCGCCTGGAAGGCATGTTCGGCCCGGCCATCGCAGCGGGCCTGCAGGATTTTCTCGGCTGTATCGGGCGGCTGGTACGCAGCAGCCTGGTGCTGGTGCTGGCCGTGTGCCGCAACGATGTGTATCCCAGCCTGTCGTCCCATCGCCTGTTCATGCATGACAAGGAGCACGGCGCACACATGGACCTGGCCCCGCCCGACGCCCAGGCCATCATGCAGATGATCCGCCTGCCCGCGCGCGCGGCCAACCTGACCTACGGCAGCGATGCGAGCAGCCTGAACCGGCTCGACGACCGCCTGTGCGCCGATGCGATGCAGGCCGGCGACGCCTTGCCGCTGCTGCAATACACGCTGCAGGCCCTGTACCTGGCGCGTGCGCCGGGCGACGAACTGACCTGGGCCGCCTACGATGCGCTGGGCGGCCTGGAAGGCGCCATCGGCAGCCGGGCCGAGGCGATCCTGGCGGCCTTGCCAGTCGCCCAGCAAGCGGCGCTGTCGCGCCTGCTGCCGCGTCTGGTCACCGTGTCGACCGACGACGCCTCGCCCAGCAGCCGCTCGGTCACCGGCGCCAGCCTGGCCGACGTGCATGAGCGGGCATTGGTCGATGCGCTGATCGAGGCGCGCCTGCTGGTGGCCGACCGCCTCGGCGGCGGAGAAATCGGCTTTCGCGTGGCGCACGAAGCCTTGCTGCGCCGGTGGCCACGGGTCACTGCCTGGATTGCCCAGCACCGGGCGACGCTGAGCGCCCGCGCCGAGCTCGGGCCATGGGTGCGCCGCTGGCTGGACAGTGGCCGTGCCAGGACATGCCTGTTGCCGCGGGTGCCGTTGCTGTGGCAATCGCGCGATGCGGTGCGCGCCGCGCCGCAACTGTTCGGACGTGACGAGCACGACTTCGTGACGCGCTCCCAGGCGCGTCTCACGGCGCTGGCGCGCTGGCGCGTGGCTGCACTGGTCGGCGCACTGGCGCTGGCGTTGACCGCCGCCCTGGTAGCCGTGCACAACGCACAGCTGGCCGACACCGTGACCGCACGCGAGCGCCAGAGCCGGCGCCTGGCCACGTTCATGCTGGGTGAGCTTGCCGACCAGTTGCGCCCGATCGGCAAACTCGATCTGCTCGGCAGCATCGGTGAACAAGGCTTGCAGGTGCTCAATCCGCAGGATGTCCGGGACGAGCTGCCGGCCGACACCCTGCAGCGTGCCAAAGCGCTCGTCGTGATCGGCGAAGTCAACAGCAGCCGGGGAACACAGCAGCTCGCGATGGCAGGCACGGCGCTGGCGCGCGCCTGGGCCCTGCTCGCGGCCATGGGGCGGGCGCCGGGCATCGATCCTGGCGAGTACTACAAGACGCTGGGCGCCAGCGCGTTCTGGCTGGGCCAGATCGCCTATGACGCCGGCCGCCTGGGTGATGCCACCACGCAAATGAACCGCTATCGGACGGCCAGCCAGGCCTGGCTGGCCGCCGCGCCGGCGCATCCCCAGGCCAGGGCCGAGCTCGGCTATGCGCTCGGCAGCCTGAGTTCGATCGCGATGCGGCGCGGCCGCTGGGCTGATGCGCAGCACGGCTTCGAGCAATCGCTCGCGCTCAAGCTGGCGGTGCTGGCCGACCATCCGGACGATATCGACGCGCAGGACGCGGTTGCCAGCGCGCGCGCCTGGCTGGGCCAGCTGGCGCATCTGAAAGGCGGCAGCCGGCGCGCGCTGGCACTGTACGACACCGCCCGTGGCGTCCAGCAGCGACTGCAACAGGCACGCCCCGGCGAAGCAGTGCGGCTGCGCGACCTGGGCGTCATCGAGAGCCGGCGCGCCGAAGCCTTGCAGGCGCTGGGCCGGCCCCTTGACGCCATCGCGGCCAGACAGGCGGGGGCGCACTGGATGCGCCAGGCGCTGGTCGCTGGCGCCGGCAACGCCTTCTGGCAGGCCGAGAGCCTGCTGGCCGACAGCGCCCTGCTGCTGGCGCAGGCGGACGCCGGCATGCCCATCGCCGCCGGGCTGGCCGCATTGGAGCGCCGCATCGCAGATCACGACCAGGCCAGCCAGGCCATGCGCGAGTGGCGCCAGAGCGCCGTGCAGGCGCGCCTCGTGCTCGCCGGGCAAGCGCTGCGGGCACGCGACTGGGCCAAAGCGCGCGCCGTGGCAAGCGCGGCGGCCCAGGACATCCGCGGCCTGATGACGCAATACCCGTATCTGTGGCAGGGCCGGGAGCTGCAGGCACGGGCCGTCATGCTGCTGTTGCAGGCCGAGGCCGGCGCCAGTGCCTTGAGCGGGCCCTACCCGGCCGCCCAGTGCAAGGCGGCGCGCAGCGCCTTGCAGCCGGCCATCGACACTGGCCAGGCGGGTTTCGTGCGCGAAGCCTGGCTGGTGGCACGAGCATGTGCAGGGGAAGGCGCCGTCACCGGCGCCGATGTGCAAACGCTGACGCAAGGCGGCTACCGGCCGCAATCGCCGGCATTTCTTAAAGCAGTTCTAACCAGGATCGCACCATGA
- a CDS encoding MFS transporter — translation MVSFVVILTEVLPAGLLPQLAASLDSSQSVMGQLISIYALGSVLAAIPLAAATQGVGRRTLLLTSLAGFVIANTITALSTSLVLIFVARFLGGVAAGLAWAMLVGYAARMVAPQHKGRAIAIAMAGTPLALTVGIPLGTYVGNLVGWRIAFGALSALAALLMLWIVLRLPALRAIPGQQRQSVAQVFALPGVRTVLAVLLLYVVTHNLLYTYIAPLVTLAGLAPRVDFLLALFGGAALLSLLLVGTLVDRWLRQLVMASTGLFLLACVMLALWPGVQAVVYVAIAIWGLAFGGAATLFVTSLSNASGPGQDVAQSMMTTVWNLAIFAGSVVGGMLLGHFGAASFAWAATATLCATLLIIWRSRAQCYWRGAAARAPGGSR, via the coding sequence ATGGTCAGCTTTGTCGTCATCCTCACCGAAGTCCTGCCCGCCGGGCTGCTGCCGCAGCTTGCTGCCAGCCTGGACAGTTCGCAGTCCGTGATGGGGCAGCTGATCAGCATCTACGCACTGGGCTCGGTCCTGGCCGCGATCCCGCTGGCGGCCGCCACGCAAGGCGTTGGCCGCCGCACCTTGCTGCTTACGTCGCTGGCCGGCTTCGTGATTGCCAACACGATCACCGCGCTGTCCACCAGCCTGGTGCTGATCTTTGTCGCCCGCTTCCTGGGCGGCGTGGCGGCCGGCCTGGCCTGGGCCATGCTGGTCGGCTACGCAGCGCGCATGGTCGCGCCGCAGCACAAGGGCAGGGCAATCGCCATTGCGATGGCGGGCACGCCGCTGGCGCTGACGGTCGGCATCCCGCTCGGCACCTATGTCGGCAACCTGGTTGGCTGGCGCATCGCGTTCGGCGCACTCAGTGCGCTGGCGGCGCTGCTGATGCTGTGGATCGTGCTGCGGCTGCCGGCGCTGCGCGCCATTCCCGGCCAACAACGCCAGAGCGTGGCACAGGTGTTCGCACTGCCCGGCGTGCGCACCGTGCTGGCGGTGCTGCTGTTGTACGTCGTCACGCACAACCTGCTGTACACGTATATCGCGCCGCTCGTGACGCTGGCCGGACTGGCGCCGCGCGTGGATTTCCTGCTCGCGCTGTTCGGCGGCGCCGCGTTGCTGAGCCTGCTGCTGGTGGGGACGCTGGTCGACCGCTGGCTGCGCCAACTGGTCATGGCCAGCACGGGGCTGTTCTTGCTGGCGTGCGTCATGTTGGCGCTGTGGCCCGGCGTGCAGGCGGTGGTGTACGTGGCGATTGCCATCTGGGGACTGGCATTCGGCGGCGCCGCGACCTTGTTCGTGACATCGCTGTCGAATGCATCGGGACCGGGCCAGGACGTGGCGCAGTCGATGATGACGACGGTCTGGAATCTCGCGATCTTCGCCGGCAGCGTGGTGGGCGGCATGTTGCTGGGCCACTTCGGCGCAGCGTCGTTCGCCTGGGCTGCCACGGCGACGCTGTGCGCAACCCTGCTGATCATCTGGCGCAGCCGTGCGCAGTGTTACTGGCGGGGCGCCGCGGCGCGCGCCCCTGGTGGGTCCCGGTAA
- a CDS encoding Gfo/Idh/MocA family oxidoreductase, translating into MTVSATPAVSVNKIRVGIVGAGTWAEYGHIPSLALLPEFELTAVYSRSADKAQALAARHGIANPVTSLHALVEHPEVDLVLVLNQAPQHEAAIRAAIAAGKDVYSEWPLTTSTAVSAELAALAEQAGVRHVVGLQRRLSPGYRYMSDLLAEGYIGELRSVRMHVSVDAFGARRMGYLAYTVPTENFSDLLPIFGGHFLDILFKHFGFPRTLNALTANQIKQVTVVDTGETLPRTNPDQVLVTGTFANGAVLTVQLEAGKRNNAGVQIDLTGTEGDLRITNATSFGPSVNLIEGARGDAQPLQALPVPAQYDWLPEHALGGSVAELAHLYAAYARDVQDGTQLAPTFLDAVKMHAVIDAIIASDRSGSRVDLNI; encoded by the coding sequence ATGACCGTTTCAGCCACTCCCGCAGTGTCCGTCAACAAAATCCGCGTCGGCATCGTCGGCGCCGGTACCTGGGCCGAATATGGCCACATCCCCTCGCTCGCCTTGCTGCCCGAGTTCGAACTGACGGCCGTCTACAGCCGCAGTGCCGACAAGGCCCAAGCACTGGCCGCGCGCCATGGCATTGCCAATCCCGTCACCTCGCTGCACGCGCTCGTCGAGCATCCCGAGGTCGACCTGGTGCTGGTGCTGAACCAGGCGCCGCAGCACGAGGCAGCCATCCGCGCCGCCATCGCGGCCGGCAAGGACGTGTATTCGGAATGGCCACTGACCACCAGCACTGCCGTCTCGGCCGAGCTGGCAGCGCTGGCCGAGCAAGCCGGTGTGCGCCACGTCGTGGGCTTGCAGCGCCGCCTGTCGCCGGGCTACCGCTACATGAGCGATCTGCTGGCCGAAGGCTATATCGGCGAATTGCGTTCGGTGCGGATGCATGTCAGCGTCGACGCGTTCGGTGCGCGCCGCATGGGGTATCTGGCCTACACGGTGCCGACCGAGAATTTCTCGGACCTGCTGCCGATCTTCGGCGGCCACTTCCTCGACATCCTGTTCAAGCATTTCGGCTTCCCGCGCACGCTGAATGCGTTGACGGCCAACCAGATCAAGCAGGTAACGGTCGTCGATACTGGCGAGACGCTGCCGCGTACCAATCCCGACCAGGTGCTCGTGACCGGCACCTTCGCCAACGGCGCCGTGCTGACGGTGCAGCTCGAGGCGGGCAAGCGCAATAACGCCGGCGTGCAGATCGATCTGACAGGAACTGAAGGCGACCTGCGCATCACCAACGCGACCAGCTTCGGCCCCTCGGTCAATCTGATCGAAGGCGCGCGGGGCGACGCCCAGCCGTTGCAGGCGTTGCCCGTGCCGGCGCAGTACGACTGGTTGCCGGAGCATGCTCTCGGCGGCAGCGTGGCCGAGCTCGCCCATCTGTATGCGGCCTATGCCCGTGACGTGCAGGACGGCACGCAGTTGGCGCCGACCTTCCTTGATGCCGTCAAGATGCATGCGGTGATCGACGCGATCATCGCGTCCGACCGCAGCGGCAGCCGGGTCGATCTGAACATCTGA
- a CDS encoding phage tail protein produces the protein MSDQYMGEIRMFAGGYAPQGWAMCNGQLLQISDNPALFSLLGTTYGGDGATTFGVPDMRGRVPISTGNSRGSNYVLGQRSGAESVTLLASQMPAHGHLPAAQSAPGNQPLPTNNVWAAKQVFEKPAAAAPLVAMSPATIASTGGNQSHDNLMPCMALTFIIAIHGMFPSPA, from the coding sequence ATGTCCGATCAATACATGGGCGAGATCCGGATGTTTGCCGGGGGCTATGCGCCTCAGGGTTGGGCAATGTGCAATGGCCAACTGCTGCAGATATCGGATAACCCAGCATTGTTCAGCTTGCTCGGCACGACGTATGGCGGCGACGGCGCGACCACGTTCGGGGTGCCCGACATGCGCGGCCGGGTGCCAATCAGCACGGGAAATAGTCGTGGAAGCAATTACGTACTGGGTCAGAGAAGCGGCGCCGAAAGCGTGACCTTGCTGGCATCGCAGATGCCGGCGCATGGCCATCTTCCCGCCGCCCAGTCGGCGCCAGGAAATCAGCCTCTGCCCACCAACAATGTATGGGCAGCAAAGCAGGTATTCGAGAAACCGGCGGCCGCCGCCCCCCTCGTTGCAATGTCCCCCGCCACCATTGCCTCCACGGGCGGCAACCAGTCTCACGATAACCTCATGCCGTGTATGGCGCTGACATTCATCATTGCGATCCACGGGATGTTCCCGTCCCCGGCCTGA
- a CDS encoding phage tail protein, translated as MAEPFLGEIRSFSFGLIPRGWLACQGQLLPVQQNQALFSLLGVNYGGNGVTVFGLPDLRGRVPLHLSSTYPLGAAAGEASHTLTVNEMPIHAHAVQASGETATLIPPQGNVWPQSADTYAAGAPDVAMGARAVSTAGGSQAHENMQPYMTISFCIAIQGIYPPHP; from the coding sequence ATGGCTGAACCCTTCCTGGGCGAAATCAGGTCATTTTCATTCGGCCTGATTCCCCGTGGCTGGCTTGCCTGCCAGGGCCAGTTGTTGCCGGTCCAACAGAATCAGGCCCTTTTCTCGCTGCTCGGCGTCAACTATGGCGGCAATGGCGTCACCGTGTTCGGCTTGCCCGACCTGCGCGGCCGTGTCCCCTTGCACCTGTCGTCGACCTATCCTCTGGGCGCGGCAGCCGGTGAGGCCAGCCATACGCTCACTGTCAACGAGATGCCCATTCATGCCCATGCGGTACAGGCATCCGGAGAGACAGCGACGCTGATCCCGCCACAGGGCAATGTCTGGCCTCAAAGCGCCGATACCTATGCGGCAGGCGCCCCCGACGTCGCGATGGGCGCCCGTGCCGTGAGCACGGCAGGCGGCTCGCAGGCACACGAGAATATGCAGCCCTACATGACGATCAGTTTCTGCATCGCGATACAAGGTATCTACCCACCGCACCCATAA
- a CDS encoding phage tail protein produces MDPYIGEVRIFSGTYAPEGWADCNGQLMAIQQNSVLFSVIGAVYGGDGSTTFALPNLSGRVPMHQGAGPGLTPRPLGTQGGEAAVTLLAAQMPAHTHVPQALDNQGTSSDPTGAVWTKTPKAGRNPMDTRGFAPTPNVAMHPMALSAAGGSQAHNNMQPYLPVRCIIALVGVYPPRP; encoded by the coding sequence ATGGATCCCTACATCGGAGAAGTACGCATTTTCAGCGGCACATATGCCCCTGAAGGTTGGGCCGACTGCAACGGCCAGCTCATGGCCATCCAGCAGAACTCCGTGCTGTTCAGCGTGATCGGGGCGGTCTATGGCGGCGATGGCAGCACGACGTTCGCCCTGCCCAACCTGAGCGGGCGCGTGCCGATGCACCAGGGCGCCGGCCCCGGTCTGACGCCAAGGCCATTGGGCACGCAAGGTGGCGAGGCGGCCGTGACGCTGCTGGCGGCCCAGATGCCAGCGCATACGCACGTTCCCCAGGCGCTGGACAATCAGGGAACGTCGAGCGATCCGACCGGCGCCGTCTGGACCAAAACGCCGAAGGCGGGCCGCAATCCGATGGACACCAGGGGGTTTGCGCCCACGCCAAACGTCGCCATGCACCCGATGGCGCTGTCGGCTGCCGGCGGTAGCCAAGCGCACAACAATATGCAGCCGTATCTGCCCGTGCGATGCATCATCGCGCTGGTGGGCGTGTATCCCCCGCGACCGTAG